From one Anoplolepis gracilipes chromosome 8, ASM4749672v1, whole genome shotgun sequence genomic stretch:
- the LOC140668976 gene encoding netrin receptor UNC5C isoform X1 — protein sequence MRPKSCSLFLLFFCVLLPGVVRPFTSGEEGEDAAKEEDSYLLEEDDVPSATIASDTELISEGGGHLPVFLAEPMNSFVVKNKPATLHCKAAHALQIYFRCNNVRAEDSQQQDFVDPHTGTRIVECELNITRDHIEEYFSKDKFKCECIAWSGSGQIKSQPAIIDVAYLKKQFESPPYSVSVEAGQSTELRCLPPVGVPPPRVYWLRNNIPVDTESDTLLVSSEGHLLIGQAKLSHQANYTCVAENIAAKRLSEPVSLTVYVNGGWSSWSSWSECHSRCAKGGQKRTRTCTNPAPMNGGQPCLGPSQQKMDCNTACPAGPLEEFTNTLVVDGGWSRWSAWSVCGSDCTHTRRRSCDEPPPSHGGRPCQGRDVNVANCTGGMCNVNGNVKVGGAHFTEEANRQMDVALYVGLTVACVVIGGLAIFLARLLRRKGRDHSLYSMARNEFQPEFFPDQDKKLSLQPDVTATSVPACYEYPFDPKLSMSRSLSEHHYDVPHLSIAPQPSPMSPTPSTSTQESCSDKQIHSDSENSVTSSYPSSDSTYNVASESVRLPKLEAGNVARAAVNTRGALLVLPDSGISMSVPEGAVPKPHRAELYLAVLNEDRYRPRLPDGITQLSAVVTCGPSSATFNKPVILQFEHCAMLHPATWELSIWACDGVNVDDSSSAVVSKDHQSITWSRVLTLGNETINTPLFTQLDHAEAFIVTEQLRGYVLAGQSCESSIATKRLRLALFASQAGQCCVRVYAVEDTRAAMKAIVDRESQIRGYLLDKPRTLLFQDNGESLCVSLEEVGNEWQSKSPTERQEISFRDVWNCQENAKHVTFGLDTAFGPTTTRSYKLQVSQGNSDTRQVFRIVYDGAKQLISSGSVTRPLREVTVVSSGHANNATTDSATLRPFRFTRSLRKQLCQCLDPPNALGNDWRMLAQRLQVDRYINYFATKASPTEHILDLWEARHREPTAVTDLLNHLRIMGRTDAATILEAQLGPWL from the exons AAGGTGAAGATGCCGCAAAGGAGGAGGACTCGTATCTCCTAGAGGAAGACGATGTGCCTTCGGCTACGATAGCCAGCGATACCGAGTTGATTTCCGAAGGTGGCGGTCATCTACCAGTTTTTCTCGCGGAACCCATGAACTCTTTCGTTGTGAAGAACAAACCCGCAACTCTGCATTGCAAGGCCGCTCACGCTCTGCAGATTTATTTCCGTTGTAACAACGTGAGGGCGGAGGATTCTCAGCAGCAGGATTTCGTAGATCCCCACACAGGAACAAGGATCGTCGAATGCGAACTTAATATCACGAGGGATCATATTGAGGAATACTTTAGCAAGGACAAATTCAAGTGCGAGTGCATCGCTTGGTCCGGATCAGGACAGATTAAGAGCCAGCCGGCAATTATCGATGTTGCTT aCTTGAAGAAACAATTCGAATCGCCACCATACTCTGTATCCGTCGAAGCAGGTCAGAGTACCGAACTCAGGTGTTTACCTCCGGTAGGAGTGCCACCACCTAGAGTTTATTggttaagaaataatattcccGTGGACACTGAATCGGATACACTTCTGGTATCCAGCGAAGGTCATCTACTTATTGGTCAAGCGAAACTTAGTCATCAGGCGAATTACACGTGCGTCGCTGAAAACATCGCCGCAAAACGATTGAGCGAGCCAGTTAGCTTGACAGTATACG TTAACGGTGGCTGGTCTTCCTGGTCGTCCTGGTCAGAATGCCACTCGCGATGCGCGAAAGGCGGTCAGAAGAGAACGAGAACGTGCACGAATCCAGCGCCCATGAACGGCGGCCAGCCATGCCTCGGTCCGTCTCAGCAAAAGATGGACTGCAACACAGCTTGCCCCG CCGGCCCTTTGGAGGAATTCACTAACACCCTGG TTGTGGACGGCGGATGGTCCAGATGGTCGGCATGGTCGGTGTGTGGGAGCGACTGCACGCACACGAGAAGAAGATCGTGCGACGAGCCGCCACCCAGCCACGGTGGACGACCTTGCCAGGGTAGGGACGTCAATGTGGCGAATTGCACCGGCGGCATGTGCAACG TCAACGGCAATGTGAAGGTGGGCGGCGCTCATTTCACCGAGGAAG CGAATCGCCAGATGGATGTAGCCTTGTACGTCGGTCTAACGGTCGCCTGTGTAGTAATTGGTGGTTTGGCGATCTTTCTAGCGAGACTCTTGCGACGTAAAGGTCGCGACCATTCCTTGTACTCCATGGCACGTAATG AATTCCAGCCGGAGTTCTTCCCGGACCAGGACAAGAAGCTGAGCCTGCAACCAGACGTGACGGCGACGAGTGTGCCGGCCTGCTACGAGTATCCTTTCGATCCGAAACTGTCGATGTCGAGATCCCTCTCGGAACACCACTACGATGTGCCGCACTTGTCGATTGCGCCGCAACCGTCGCCGATGTCACCCACACCAAGCACGTCGACCCAAGAGTCCTGCAGCGACAAACAGATCCATTCCGACAGTGAGAACAGCGTCACCAGCTCCTACCCGTCCTCGGACTCGACGTACAACGTCGCCTCGGAGAGCGTCCGGTTGCCAAAGCTGGAGGCCGGAAACGTTGCCAGAGCGGCGGTGAACACGCGTGGCGCCCTGCTGGTTCTTCCAGACTCTGGAATCTCCATGTCGGTACCGGAGGGTGCCGTTCCCAAGCCGCACCGGGCGGAGCTCTACCTCGCGGTGCTCAACGAGGATCGTTACAGACCTCGATTACCCG ATGGGATAACTCAATTATCGGCTGTGGTGACCTGCGGTCCGTCGTCGGCAACCTTTAACAAACCTGTGATCCTTCAATTCGAGCATTGCGCCATGTTGCATCCAGCAACCTGGGAACTGAGTATTTGGGCGTGCGACGGTGTTAACGTCGACGACAGTTCGTCCGCGGTGGTGTCAAAAGATCACCAGTCAATTACATGGAGTAGAGTGCTAACTCTAGGCAACGAGACTATCAATACCCCGTTATTCACGCAATTGGATCACGCGGAGGCATTCATTGTGACCGAGCAACTTCGCGGTTACGTTTTAGCCGGTCAGAGTTGCGAGAGTTCGATCGCCACAAAGCGATTGCGATTAGCGCTCTTCGCCAGCCAGGCCGGTCAGTGTTGTGTCAGAGTTTACGCTGTGGAGGACACGAGGGCGGCCATGAAAGCCATCGTCGATCGGGAATCGCAGATCAGAGGCTATCTGTTGGACAAGCCGCGCACGTTGCTGTTTCAAGACAACGGAGAATCACTCTGCGTCAGTCTCGAAGAAGTCGGCAACGAGTGGCAGAGCAAATCGCCCACGGAACGTCAGGAAATCTCGTTCCGTGACGTTTGGAACTGCCAGGAGAACGCCAAGCACGTGACCTTCGGCTTAGATACGGCTTTCGGCCCAACTACCACGAGGAGCTACAAGTTGCAAGTCTCGCAAGGAAACTCTGACACGAGACAAGTCTTTAGAATCGTTTACGACGGCGCAAAACAGTTGATCTCCTCGGGTAGCGTCACAAGACCACTCAGGGAAGTCACTGTGGTTAGCAGCGGACATGCTAACAACGCCACAACGGATTCTGCCACGCTACGACCTTTTCGGTTTACGAGATCCTTGAGGAAGCAGCTCTGCCAATGTTTAGATCCGCCGAACGCTCTGGGTAACGACTGGAGAATGCTGGCGCAAAGGCTTCAAGTCGACAG GTACATCAATTACTTTGCGACTAAAGCCAGCCCGACCGAGCATATTCTCGATCTGTGGGAGGCAAGGCACCGGGAACCAACGGCGGTGACGGATCTGTTGAACCATCTTAGAATAATGGGCAGGACCGATGCCGCGACGATTCTGGAGGCGCAGCTCGGCCCGTGGCTCTGA
- the LOC140668976 gene encoding netrin receptor UNC5C isoform X2 — MRPKSCSLFLLFFCVLLPGVVRPFTSGEEGEDAAKEEDSYLLEEDDVPSATIASDTELISEGGGHLPVFLAEPMNSFVVKNKPATLHCKAAHALQIYFRCNNVRAEDSQQQDFVDPHTGTRIVECELNITRDHIEEYFSKDKFKCECIAWSGSGQIKSQPAIIDVAYLKKQFESPPYSVSVEAGQSTELRCLPPVGVPPPRVYWLRNNIPVDTESDTLLVSSEGHLLIGQAKLSHQANYTCVAENIAAKRLSEPVSLTVYVNGGWSSWSSWSECHSRCAKGGQKRTRTCTNPAPMNGGQPCLGPSQQKMDCNTACPVVDGGWSRWSAWSVCGSDCTHTRRRSCDEPPPSHGGRPCQGRDVNVANCTGGMCNVNGNVKVGGAHFTEEANRQMDVALYVGLTVACVVIGGLAIFLARLLRRKGRDHSLYSMARNEFQPEFFPDQDKKLSLQPDVTATSVPACYEYPFDPKLSMSRSLSEHHYDVPHLSIAPQPSPMSPTPSTSTQESCSDKQIHSDSENSVTSSYPSSDSTYNVASESVRLPKLEAGNVARAAVNTRGALLVLPDSGISMSVPEGAVPKPHRAELYLAVLNEDRYRPRLPDGITQLSAVVTCGPSSATFNKPVILQFEHCAMLHPATWELSIWACDGVNVDDSSSAVVSKDHQSITWSRVLTLGNETINTPLFTQLDHAEAFIVTEQLRGYVLAGQSCESSIATKRLRLALFASQAGQCCVRVYAVEDTRAAMKAIVDRESQIRGYLLDKPRTLLFQDNGESLCVSLEEVGNEWQSKSPTERQEISFRDVWNCQENAKHVTFGLDTAFGPTTTRSYKLQVSQGNSDTRQVFRIVYDGAKQLISSGSVTRPLREVTVVSSGHANNATTDSATLRPFRFTRSLRKQLCQCLDPPNALGNDWRMLAQRLQVDRYINYFATKASPTEHILDLWEARHREPTAVTDLLNHLRIMGRTDAATILEAQLGPWL, encoded by the exons AAGGTGAAGATGCCGCAAAGGAGGAGGACTCGTATCTCCTAGAGGAAGACGATGTGCCTTCGGCTACGATAGCCAGCGATACCGAGTTGATTTCCGAAGGTGGCGGTCATCTACCAGTTTTTCTCGCGGAACCCATGAACTCTTTCGTTGTGAAGAACAAACCCGCAACTCTGCATTGCAAGGCCGCTCACGCTCTGCAGATTTATTTCCGTTGTAACAACGTGAGGGCGGAGGATTCTCAGCAGCAGGATTTCGTAGATCCCCACACAGGAACAAGGATCGTCGAATGCGAACTTAATATCACGAGGGATCATATTGAGGAATACTTTAGCAAGGACAAATTCAAGTGCGAGTGCATCGCTTGGTCCGGATCAGGACAGATTAAGAGCCAGCCGGCAATTATCGATGTTGCTT aCTTGAAGAAACAATTCGAATCGCCACCATACTCTGTATCCGTCGAAGCAGGTCAGAGTACCGAACTCAGGTGTTTACCTCCGGTAGGAGTGCCACCACCTAGAGTTTATTggttaagaaataatattcccGTGGACACTGAATCGGATACACTTCTGGTATCCAGCGAAGGTCATCTACTTATTGGTCAAGCGAAACTTAGTCATCAGGCGAATTACACGTGCGTCGCTGAAAACATCGCCGCAAAACGATTGAGCGAGCCAGTTAGCTTGACAGTATACG TTAACGGTGGCTGGTCTTCCTGGTCGTCCTGGTCAGAATGCCACTCGCGATGCGCGAAAGGCGGTCAGAAGAGAACGAGAACGTGCACGAATCCAGCGCCCATGAACGGCGGCCAGCCATGCCTCGGTCCGTCTCAGCAAAAGATGGACTGCAACACAGCTTGCCCCG TTGTGGACGGCGGATGGTCCAGATGGTCGGCATGGTCGGTGTGTGGGAGCGACTGCACGCACACGAGAAGAAGATCGTGCGACGAGCCGCCACCCAGCCACGGTGGACGACCTTGCCAGGGTAGGGACGTCAATGTGGCGAATTGCACCGGCGGCATGTGCAACG TCAACGGCAATGTGAAGGTGGGCGGCGCTCATTTCACCGAGGAAG CGAATCGCCAGATGGATGTAGCCTTGTACGTCGGTCTAACGGTCGCCTGTGTAGTAATTGGTGGTTTGGCGATCTTTCTAGCGAGACTCTTGCGACGTAAAGGTCGCGACCATTCCTTGTACTCCATGGCACGTAATG AATTCCAGCCGGAGTTCTTCCCGGACCAGGACAAGAAGCTGAGCCTGCAACCAGACGTGACGGCGACGAGTGTGCCGGCCTGCTACGAGTATCCTTTCGATCCGAAACTGTCGATGTCGAGATCCCTCTCGGAACACCACTACGATGTGCCGCACTTGTCGATTGCGCCGCAACCGTCGCCGATGTCACCCACACCAAGCACGTCGACCCAAGAGTCCTGCAGCGACAAACAGATCCATTCCGACAGTGAGAACAGCGTCACCAGCTCCTACCCGTCCTCGGACTCGACGTACAACGTCGCCTCGGAGAGCGTCCGGTTGCCAAAGCTGGAGGCCGGAAACGTTGCCAGAGCGGCGGTGAACACGCGTGGCGCCCTGCTGGTTCTTCCAGACTCTGGAATCTCCATGTCGGTACCGGAGGGTGCCGTTCCCAAGCCGCACCGGGCGGAGCTCTACCTCGCGGTGCTCAACGAGGATCGTTACAGACCTCGATTACCCG ATGGGATAACTCAATTATCGGCTGTGGTGACCTGCGGTCCGTCGTCGGCAACCTTTAACAAACCTGTGATCCTTCAATTCGAGCATTGCGCCATGTTGCATCCAGCAACCTGGGAACTGAGTATTTGGGCGTGCGACGGTGTTAACGTCGACGACAGTTCGTCCGCGGTGGTGTCAAAAGATCACCAGTCAATTACATGGAGTAGAGTGCTAACTCTAGGCAACGAGACTATCAATACCCCGTTATTCACGCAATTGGATCACGCGGAGGCATTCATTGTGACCGAGCAACTTCGCGGTTACGTTTTAGCCGGTCAGAGTTGCGAGAGTTCGATCGCCACAAAGCGATTGCGATTAGCGCTCTTCGCCAGCCAGGCCGGTCAGTGTTGTGTCAGAGTTTACGCTGTGGAGGACACGAGGGCGGCCATGAAAGCCATCGTCGATCGGGAATCGCAGATCAGAGGCTATCTGTTGGACAAGCCGCGCACGTTGCTGTTTCAAGACAACGGAGAATCACTCTGCGTCAGTCTCGAAGAAGTCGGCAACGAGTGGCAGAGCAAATCGCCCACGGAACGTCAGGAAATCTCGTTCCGTGACGTTTGGAACTGCCAGGAGAACGCCAAGCACGTGACCTTCGGCTTAGATACGGCTTTCGGCCCAACTACCACGAGGAGCTACAAGTTGCAAGTCTCGCAAGGAAACTCTGACACGAGACAAGTCTTTAGAATCGTTTACGACGGCGCAAAACAGTTGATCTCCTCGGGTAGCGTCACAAGACCACTCAGGGAAGTCACTGTGGTTAGCAGCGGACATGCTAACAACGCCACAACGGATTCTGCCACGCTACGACCTTTTCGGTTTACGAGATCCTTGAGGAAGCAGCTCTGCCAATGTTTAGATCCGCCGAACGCTCTGGGTAACGACTGGAGAATGCTGGCGCAAAGGCTTCAAGTCGACAG GTACATCAATTACTTTGCGACTAAAGCCAGCCCGACCGAGCATATTCTCGATCTGTGGGAGGCAAGGCACCGGGAACCAACGGCGGTGACGGATCTGTTGAACCATCTTAGAATAATGGGCAGGACCGATGCCGCGACGATTCTGGAGGCGCAGCTCGGCCCGTGGCTCTGA